The Mycolicibacterium boenickei genome has a segment encoding these proteins:
- a CDS encoding NAD(P)/FAD-dependent oxidoreductase — protein MSPDGRTTSGLANDFVNGSVSFWYRAAGWPESRPALPGSLEADVCIVGAGLTGLWAAYYLKREQPDLRIAMLEKEFAGFGASGRNGGWLSAELAGSRDAYASTHGHDGVVDLMRAMRGAVDEVIGVTKSEGIDADVVKDGVLHVARNQAQMGRLRESLDYERSWGATEDDFVVLTGDESNARIRVERAMGALFTPHCARVQPAKLVQGLARVVEGMGVAIYEQTEVTDIKPGRAITARGDVRAPVVLRCLEGFTATMPGQRRAWLPMNSSMVVTEPLPDSVLDQVGWKGAELLGDYAHGYMYAQRTADNRIALGGRGIPYRFGSALDHRGATQQWTIEALGALVRDMFPATRDVPIEHAWCGVLGVPRDWTATVDFDRASGLGTAGGYVGSGLTTTNLAGHTLADLVLGRDTALTRLPWVGRRVRKWEPEPLRWLGVQAMYALYRTADRRESTRGLAGTSGLARIANKITGR, from the coding sequence ATGTCCCCCGACGGTCGCACGACCAGCGGTCTCGCCAATGACTTCGTGAACGGCAGTGTGTCGTTCTGGTACCGGGCGGCGGGCTGGCCGGAATCAAGACCCGCCCTGCCGGGTTCGCTCGAAGCCGACGTCTGCATCGTCGGGGCCGGCCTGACCGGCTTGTGGGCGGCCTACTACCTCAAGAGAGAGCAGCCCGACCTCCGGATTGCCATGCTGGAGAAGGAGTTCGCCGGGTTCGGCGCCTCCGGCCGCAACGGTGGGTGGCTCTCGGCCGAACTCGCCGGTTCCCGCGACGCCTACGCGTCCACCCACGGGCATGACGGCGTCGTCGACCTCATGCGGGCCATGCGCGGTGCGGTCGACGAGGTCATCGGGGTCACGAAGTCCGAGGGTATCGACGCCGACGTCGTCAAGGACGGTGTGCTGCATGTGGCACGCAACCAGGCACAGATGGGTCGGCTTCGCGAATCGCTCGACTACGAGCGGAGCTGGGGTGCGACCGAGGACGACTTCGTGGTCCTGACCGGCGACGAATCCAACGCCCGTATCCGGGTCGAACGCGCCATGGGTGCGCTGTTCACCCCGCACTGCGCCCGGGTACAGCCGGCCAAGCTCGTTCAGGGTCTGGCCCGCGTGGTGGAGGGCATGGGTGTTGCCATCTATGAGCAGACCGAGGTGACCGACATCAAGCCGGGGCGGGCGATCACGGCTCGTGGCGACGTCCGGGCACCCGTCGTGCTGCGCTGCCTTGAGGGCTTCACCGCGACCATGCCGGGCCAGCGTCGGGCGTGGCTGCCGATGAACTCATCGATGGTGGTGACCGAGCCGTTGCCCGATTCGGTGCTGGACCAGGTCGGCTGGAAGGGTGCCGAACTGCTCGGCGACTACGCGCACGGCTACATGTACGCCCAGCGCACGGCGGACAATCGAATTGCCCTGGGCGGCCGGGGGATTCCCTATCGCTTCGGTTCGGCACTCGATCACCGTGGGGCCACCCAGCAATGGACCATCGAGGCGCTCGGCGCGCTGGTCCGCGACATGTTCCCGGCGACCCGCGATGTCCCGATCGAGCACGCGTGGTGTGGTGTGCTCGGCGTGCCGCGCGACTGGACGGCCACGGTGGATTTCGACCGGGCGAGCGGGCTCGGCACCGCCGGCGGCTATGTCGGCAGCGGTCTGACCACCACCAACCTGGCCGGGCACACTCTTGCCGACCTCGTGCTCGGGCGCGACACCGCGCTCACCCGGCTGCCCTGGGTGGGGCGACGGGTCCGCAAGTGGGAGCCGGAGCCATTGCGCTGGCTCGGGGTGCAGGCCATGTATGCGCTGTACCGCACCGCTGACCGGCGCGAGTCCACCCGCGGCCTCGCCGGCACCAGCGGGCTGGCGCGCATCGCCAACAAGATCACGGGGCGCTGA
- a CDS encoding ABC transporter ATP-binding protein has translation MSADNTPHGASITLRGLTKTYGSEKAVDAIDLDARPGEFLTLLGPSGSGKTTTLNMIAGFADVTSGELLIDGRPVADLPPYRRDIGMVFQHYALFPHMTVFDNVEYPLRQRKMPKALRREKVAAALRTVGLDGYGKRMPKELSGGQQQRVAFARAMVYEPRVLLMDEPLGALDKKLRDSLQLEIKRIHGELGTTFVYVTHDQDEALVLSDRIAVFNKARIEQIGSPTDLYEHPQSIFVARFLGESSLFYGKLEDECIVNAYGRRIVAAQGESTRGDSVAVVVRPERIRIVTGDAEPAAVNAVPGTVIQEIYLGSSRKVEVSLPDGTVALVRESADSITPTEAGQQVWLTFDPEVATILPADK, from the coding sequence GTGTCCGCTGACAACACCCCGCACGGTGCGTCGATCACCTTGCGCGGCCTGACCAAGACCTACGGGTCGGAAAAGGCCGTCGACGCCATCGACCTCGATGCACGGCCCGGTGAGTTTCTCACCCTGCTCGGCCCCAGCGGGTCGGGCAAGACCACCACGCTGAACATGATCGCCGGCTTCGCCGATGTCACGTCGGGCGAGTTGCTGATCGACGGCCGGCCGGTCGCGGATCTGCCGCCGTACCGGCGCGACATCGGCATGGTGTTCCAGCATTACGCGCTGTTCCCGCACATGACGGTGTTCGACAACGTGGAATATCCACTGCGCCAGCGCAAGATGCCCAAGGCCCTGCGCCGCGAGAAGGTGGCCGCCGCGCTGCGCACGGTCGGCCTCGACGGCTACGGCAAGCGGATGCCCAAAGAGCTGTCCGGTGGTCAGCAACAGCGCGTCGCCTTCGCGCGGGCCATGGTCTACGAACCACGCGTGCTGCTGATGGACGAACCGCTCGGCGCGCTGGACAAGAAACTGCGCGATTCGCTGCAACTCGAGATCAAACGCATTCACGGCGAACTCGGCACCACGTTCGTCTACGTCACGCACGACCAGGACGAGGCACTGGTCCTGTCGGACCGCATCGCAGTGTTCAACAAAGCACGCATCGAGCAGATCGGTTCGCCGACCGACCTTTACGAGCATCCGCAGAGCATCTTCGTGGCCCGCTTCCTCGGCGAGTCGTCACTGTTCTACGGAAAGCTCGAAGACGAGTGCATCGTCAACGCCTATGGCCGGCGGATCGTGGCCGCCCAGGGTGAATCGACGCGCGGTGATTCGGTTGCCGTCGTGGTGCGGCCGGAGCGTATCCGCATCGTCACGGGGGACGCCGAGCCCGCCGCCGTCAATGCAGTGCCCGGCACGGTGATTCAGGAGATCTACCTCGGCAGTTCACGCAAGGTCGAGGTGAGCCTGCCCGACGGCACCGTCGCACTGGTCCGCGAGAGCGCGGACAGCATCACGCCGACCGAAGCGGGGCAACAGGTTTGGTTGACCTTCGATCCCGAGGTTGCCACCATCCTGCCCGCCGACAAATGA
- a CDS encoding ABC transporter permease codes for MTRYAKTFWNVLLGLFCAGVGLWLVAPSLIVVPLSFTDRPSFAFPPTGWSTRWYRTFFEDPAWISALKASLEVGILVAVFATVFGTAAAVALSRTRLAGRQGIRAFLLAPMVVPVIVVAVGLYALFLRLNLLGTLFGFVVAHTMLALPFVIVPVMASLQGFDRRLEDAAAICGAGRWTTFRTVTLPLVAPGVLSGALFAFATSFDEVVLSLFIQNPYLQTLPVKMYASVTRDTDPTIAAAATLILALTTFLTVVAAIYSRRRNRVR; via the coding sequence ATGACACGGTATGCAAAGACGTTCTGGAACGTCCTGCTCGGGTTGTTCTGTGCGGGGGTCGGCTTGTGGTTGGTCGCACCGTCGTTGATCGTGGTGCCGCTCAGCTTCACCGATCGGCCGTCGTTCGCCTTCCCGCCGACCGGATGGTCGACGCGCTGGTATCGCACCTTCTTCGAGGATCCCGCGTGGATCTCCGCACTGAAGGCAAGCCTCGAGGTCGGGATCCTGGTGGCCGTCTTCGCCACCGTGTTCGGCACGGCGGCGGCGGTGGCGCTCAGCCGTACCCGGCTGGCCGGGCGGCAGGGCATACGTGCATTCCTGTTGGCTCCCATGGTTGTTCCGGTGATCGTGGTCGCCGTCGGCCTCTACGCGTTGTTCCTGAGGCTGAACCTGCTTGGGACCCTGTTCGGCTTTGTCGTCGCGCACACCATGTTGGCGTTGCCGTTCGTCATCGTGCCGGTCATGGCCAGCCTGCAGGGATTCGACCGGCGCCTGGAGGACGCGGCCGCGATCTGCGGTGCCGGCCGGTGGACCACGTTCCGGACCGTCACCCTGCCACTGGTGGCCCCTGGGGTGCTCTCGGGCGCGCTGTTCGCGTTCGCGACGAGCTTCGACGAGGTCGTCCTGTCGCTGTTCATCCAGAACCCGTACCTGCAGACGCTGCCGGTCAAGATGTACGCCTCGGTCACGCGCGACACCGATCCCACCATTGCTGCGGCTGCCACCCTCATCCTCGCCCTGACGACATTCCTGACCGTCGTCGCGGCCATCTACTCGCGCAGGAGGAATCGTGTCCGCTGA
- a CDS encoding ABC transporter permease, with product MTMVDVLAGGAPPKTQAAPTTSGRRLGDIGLLAPSVLLVVGVFGLPLAIMFWQAFSDPELGFGNFTWYLGDSVQRGVLLRTFTTGLEVTVICLVLGYPYAYAMVAFGPTVRIALTLIVLVPFWTSLMVRTFAWVILLEDGGPLQTLLSFVGLGSVPLLRTNLGVVIGMSQILLPFMVLPLYAVMSGIDRRLVLASSSLGARPVISFARIWVPLSLPGVGAGCLMVFISSLGFYVTPALLGAPDDALISQQIYVQVTSLLAWGKGGAMGVVLLLVTFLVLVALLYLLRRNRKERTA from the coding sequence ATGACGATGGTCGATGTTCTGGCGGGCGGAGCGCCACCCAAGACCCAGGCCGCCCCCACCACCTCCGGTCGGAGGCTGGGCGATATCGGTTTGTTGGCGCCGTCGGTTCTGCTGGTCGTCGGGGTATTCGGACTGCCGCTGGCCATCATGTTCTGGCAGGCGTTCAGCGACCCGGAACTCGGCTTCGGCAATTTCACCTGGTACCTGGGCGATTCCGTGCAGCGCGGTGTGCTGTTGCGCACGTTCACCACGGGCCTCGAAGTCACGGTGATCTGCCTGGTGCTCGGCTATCCCTACGCGTACGCCATGGTCGCGTTCGGGCCCACGGTCCGGATCGCGCTGACCCTCATCGTGCTGGTTCCGTTCTGGACCAGCCTGATGGTGCGCACCTTCGCCTGGGTGATCCTGCTTGAGGACGGCGGGCCGCTCCAAACCCTGCTGTCGTTCGTCGGGCTGGGCAGTGTGCCGCTGCTGCGTACCAACTTGGGTGTGGTCATCGGCATGAGCCAGATCCTGTTGCCGTTCATGGTCCTGCCGTTGTATGCGGTGATGTCGGGCATCGACCGACGGCTCGTCCTCGCATCGTCGAGTCTCGGTGCGCGACCGGTCATCTCGTTCGCCAGGATCTGGGTTCCGCTGTCGCTGCCCGGCGTCGGGGCCGGCTGCCTGATGGTTTTCATCAGCAGCCTCGGCTTCTACGTCACACCTGCGCTGCTCGGCGCTCCCGACGACGCCCTGATCAGTCAGCAGATCTATGTACAGGTCACCAGCTTGTTGGCCTGGGGCAAGGGAGGGGCGATGGGTGTGGTTCTGCTGCTCGTCACGTTCCTGGTGCTGGTTGCCCTGCTGTACCTGTTGCGCCGAAACCGTAAGGAGCGCACGGCATGA
- a CDS encoding ABC transporter substrate-binding protein, with amino-acid sequence MSALIATGALLASACTPAGPGQAADVDLGSGPPQAGTVKDGALKGITLTFVSYGGIFQDGQTKAAIEPFAAQSGAKVLQDGPTENSKIKAQVDSKNVTWDVVDSTNVFTAKNCGTLFMPLDTSIVDISKLPAGTKTDDCSVPAMGYGLIVVYNTKKYGANPPKTWADFYDTAKFPGKRAIEGVPGELDPGVLEGALLADGVASDAIYPIDMDRALAKMNSIRNDTIFWTTGAQSQQLIESGQVDMALVWSGRAYSAVKNGAPFAPIWDQWMPEADTIAVPVGAKNPKASMALINFYLGAQQQAKLAELTSYSPINIDAKPQLDDLARSYLTTTPEREKDRFPLDLAYWAEHQEEIANKYTSWLAG; translated from the coding sequence GTGTCCGCCTTGATCGCTACCGGAGCCCTCCTGGCCTCCGCGTGTACGCCTGCGGGTCCCGGCCAAGCGGCCGACGTCGATCTGGGCAGCGGCCCGCCACAGGCCGGGACCGTCAAAGACGGCGCCCTCAAAGGCATTACCCTGACGTTCGTGTCGTACGGCGGCATCTTCCAGGACGGGCAGACCAAGGCGGCGATCGAGCCGTTCGCCGCGCAGTCCGGCGCAAAGGTGTTGCAGGACGGGCCTACTGAGAACTCGAAGATCAAGGCTCAGGTCGACTCCAAGAACGTGACCTGGGATGTGGTGGACAGCACCAACGTGTTCACCGCCAAGAATTGCGGGACCCTGTTCATGCCGCTGGACACCAGCATCGTCGACATCAGCAAGTTGCCCGCGGGCACCAAGACCGACGACTGTTCGGTCCCCGCAATGGGTTACGGACTGATCGTGGTCTACAACACCAAGAAGTACGGGGCGAACCCGCCGAAGACGTGGGCCGATTTCTACGACACCGCGAAGTTCCCGGGTAAGCGGGCGATCGAAGGCGTGCCCGGTGAACTCGACCCCGGCGTCCTCGAGGGCGCGCTGCTCGCCGACGGGGTCGCCTCGGACGCGATCTACCCGATCGACATGGACCGCGCGCTGGCCAAGATGAACAGCATCCGTAACGACACCATCTTCTGGACCACCGGCGCACAGTCCCAACAGCTCATCGAGTCCGGCCAGGTCGACATGGCGTTGGTGTGGAGCGGTCGCGCGTACTCGGCGGTCAAGAACGGGGCGCCGTTCGCTCCGATCTGGGACCAGTGGATGCCCGAGGCCGATACGATCGCCGTTCCCGTCGGCGCCAAGAATCCCAAGGCGTCCATGGCGCTCATCAACTTCTACCTCGGCGCCCAGCAGCAGGCCAAGCTTGCCGAGTTGACCTCCTACAGCCCGATCAACATCGATGCCAAGCCACAACTGGACGACCTGGCCCGGTCGTACCTGACCACCACTCCGGAACGGGAAAAGGACCGGTTCCCACTGGATCTCGCGTACTGGGCCGAACACCAGGAAGAAATCGCCAACAAGTACACGTCCTGGCTCGCGGGCTAG
- a CDS encoding helix-turn-helix domain-containing protein produces MSATVEPDPAEAADTVVGARIRQFRTARKMSLRQLADRAGISPGFLSEVERGQVNASVGTLRRLAQSLGIVLPDLFTDDEVTDVRILRKAARPTIEVSELSSKYLLSQKPLRNLEVYAGELSPGSSAGDAYVHGDAQEILIVIAGTPTLELDGERYVLEPGDSAEYRTSMPHTVHNLSDAPVELIWIVSPPTDWPT; encoded by the coding sequence ATGAGTGCGACCGTCGAGCCTGATCCCGCTGAAGCGGCAGACACCGTGGTCGGAGCCCGGATTCGCCAGTTCCGGACCGCGCGGAAGATGTCTCTTCGACAGTTGGCCGATCGTGCCGGTATCTCCCCGGGCTTTCTCAGTGAGGTGGAGCGCGGGCAGGTCAACGCGAGCGTCGGAACCCTGCGTCGTCTGGCGCAGTCGCTCGGCATCGTGTTGCCCGACTTGTTCACCGACGACGAGGTCACCGACGTCCGCATCCTGCGGAAGGCGGCGCGGCCGACCATCGAGGTGTCCGAACTGAGCTCGAAATACCTTCTGTCACAAAAGCCGCTGCGAAACCTCGAGGTTTACGCGGGTGAACTGTCGCCCGGGTCGAGCGCGGGCGATGCCTATGTGCACGGTGACGCACAGGAGATCCTGATTGTCATCGCCGGAACCCCGACCCTGGAACTCGACGGCGAGCGTTATGTGCTGGAGCCGGGGGACAGCGCGGAGTACCGCACGTCCATGCCGCACACCGTGCACAACCTGAGTGACGCGCCGGTCGAGCTCATCTGGATCGTCAGTCCCCCTACCGACTGGCCGACTTGA
- a CDS encoding FAD-dependent oxidoreductase has product MTCAVIGAGAWGLPAAAELARRGHRVTLIDRYGPLNGLSSSAGSTRLWRLADPDPMRVRTAQRGVDAMRRLTERAGTPVFLTRGLLWRDDESLPAVESTLTALGVAYTCVAPGDVDRFFPGLRGDGRDALWQPVAGVVLAETSLRAQLTLFQSAPGATLLERDVARVENAANGVRVVLSDGDIIDADVAVIAAGPGAAPLLSPLGLDLSLHPYLEQVVYFGDPANPAATDDFPCLFDGPSADRPGVYAMPSPGAGYKIGLDAPLRDYRAGDVDRTPDVGRSEVLRDRVRTDIPAVVPTVLNAQVCSWTDSPDGKFIVDRLEGAIVVACGDSGEGFKYSALMGEVLADLAEGRMPDPDIAQWSLARFAAGAPERTGPHVLGRH; this is encoded by the coding sequence ATGACGTGCGCGGTCATCGGGGCGGGTGCTTGGGGGTTGCCCGCCGCCGCTGAGCTCGCCCGCCGCGGACATCGGGTGACGCTGATCGACCGCTACGGCCCGCTCAACGGACTGTCGTCCTCGGCGGGATCGACCCGATTGTGGCGGCTCGCCGACCCTGACCCGATGCGGGTGCGGACGGCGCAGCGCGGTGTCGACGCGATGCGGCGTCTCACCGAGCGGGCGGGAACACCCGTGTTCCTCACCCGTGGGCTGCTGTGGCGCGACGACGAGTCGCTGCCCGCCGTGGAGTCGACATTGACGGCCCTTGGTGTCGCCTATACATGTGTGGCGCCCGGCGACGTGGACCGGTTCTTCCCCGGGCTACGGGGCGACGGGCGTGATGCCCTCTGGCAGCCGGTGGCCGGTGTCGTGCTCGCCGAAACATCGCTGCGGGCTCAGCTGACTCTCTTCCAGAGTGCCCCCGGCGCAACACTTCTCGAGCGTGATGTGGCCCGCGTCGAGAATGCCGCCAACGGTGTCCGCGTGGTGCTGTCAGATGGCGACATCATCGATGCCGATGTCGCGGTGATCGCGGCTGGGCCGGGAGCGGCGCCGCTGCTGTCGCCGCTGGGCCTCGACCTGTCGCTGCACCCGTATCTGGAACAGGTCGTGTACTTCGGAGACCCGGCGAATCCTGCTGCCACCGACGACTTTCCATGTCTGTTCGATGGGCCGTCGGCTGACCGTCCCGGTGTCTATGCCATGCCGTCGCCCGGTGCCGGGTACAAGATCGGTCTGGACGCACCGTTGCGGGACTACCGGGCCGGCGACGTCGACCGGACGCCTGACGTTGGGCGGTCCGAGGTGCTCCGCGATCGGGTGCGGACCGACATCCCCGCAGTGGTTCCGACCGTGCTCAATGCTCAGGTCTGCAGTTGGACCGACTCTCCCGACGGCAAGTTCATCGTCGACCGGCTCGAGGGCGCAATCGTCGTGGCATGCGGCGACTCAGGGGAGGGTTTCAAGTACTCCGCGCTGATGGGCGAGGTGCTCGCCGACCTGGCAGAGGGGCGAATGCCGGACCCGGATATCGCCCAATGGTCGCTGGCGCGCTTCGCGGCCGGCGCGCCCGAGCGCACCGGCCCACACGTGCTCGGCAGGCATTAG
- a CDS encoding gamma-aminobutyraldehyde dehydrogenase, which yields MSVAVNVTSSWINGAPVTTAGGTHQIIDPATGRPVADYALATPADVDDAVNAARTAFPAWSKATPAERSAVLAKLAKLADEHADQLIAEEVSQTGKPVRLATEFDVPGSVDNIDFFAGAARHLEGKATAEYSGDHTSSIRREAVGVVATITPWNYPLQMAVWKVIPALAAGCSVVIKPAEITPLTTLTLARLATEAGLPDGVFNVVTGGGADVGTALAGHRDVDVVTFTGSTAVGRKVMAAAAVHGHRTQLELGGKAPFVVFDDADLDAAIQGAVAGALINTGQDCTAATRAIVSRDLYDDFVAGVAEVMSKIVVGDPHDPDTDLGPLISFAHRDKVAGMVARAPEQGGRVVTGGVVPDLPGSFYRPTLIADVAETSEVYRGEIFGPVLTVRSFTDDDDAIRQANDTEYGLAASAWTRDVYRAQRASREINAGCVWINDHIPIISEMPHGGVGASGFGKDMSDYSFEEYLTIKHVMSDITGVAEKEWHRTIFTKR from the coding sequence ATGAGCGTGGCAGTGAATGTGACGAGCAGCTGGATCAACGGTGCACCTGTGACGACCGCAGGGGGCACTCATCAGATCATCGACCCGGCCACCGGCAGACCTGTTGCCGACTACGCCCTGGCTACTCCCGCCGATGTGGACGACGCCGTGAACGCGGCCCGCACGGCGTTCCCCGCCTGGTCGAAGGCGACCCCGGCCGAACGGTCGGCGGTACTGGCCAAGCTGGCGAAACTCGCCGATGAGCACGCCGATCAGCTGATCGCCGAGGAAGTCAGCCAGACCGGCAAGCCGGTACGTCTGGCCACCGAGTTCGACGTCCCCGGCAGCGTGGACAACATCGACTTCTTCGCCGGCGCGGCCCGCCATCTGGAGGGCAAGGCCACCGCGGAGTACTCCGGTGACCACACCTCCAGCATCCGTCGGGAAGCCGTCGGCGTCGTCGCCACGATCACGCCGTGGAACTATCCGCTGCAGATGGCGGTGTGGAAGGTCATCCCAGCGCTGGCTGCCGGGTGCTCCGTCGTGATCAAGCCCGCCGAGATCACTCCACTGACCACCCTCACCCTGGCGCGACTCGCGACCGAGGCCGGCCTGCCCGACGGCGTGTTCAACGTCGTCACCGGAGGTGGCGCTGACGTGGGCACCGCCCTCGCCGGGCACCGCGACGTCGACGTCGTCACCTTCACCGGATCCACCGCCGTCGGCCGCAAGGTGATGGCCGCGGCCGCGGTGCACGGACACCGCACCCAGCTCGAGTTGGGTGGCAAGGCACCGTTCGTGGTGTTCGACGACGCCGACCTGGATGCCGCGATCCAGGGTGCGGTGGCCGGTGCCCTGATCAACACCGGCCAGGACTGCACGGCCGCCACCAGGGCGATCGTCTCCCGTGACCTGTACGACGACTTCGTCGCCGGGGTGGCCGAGGTGATGAGCAAGATCGTCGTCGGCGACCCCCACGACCCCGACACGGACCTGGGCCCGCTGATCTCCTTCGCGCACCGCGACAAGGTGGCGGGCATGGTGGCCCGGGCGCCTGAGCAGGGCGGTCGCGTCGTCACCGGCGGTGTGGTCCCCGACCTGCCCGGCTCGTTCTACCGGCCCACCCTGATCGCCGATGTCGCCGAGACCTCCGAGGTGTACCGCGGTGAGATCTTCGGCCCGGTGTTGACCGTGCGGTCGTTCACCGACGATGACGACGCGATCCGGCAGGCCAACGACACCGAATACGGCCTGGCGGCCTCGGCCTGGACGCGGGACGTGTACCGGGCGCAACGGGCCTCCCGCGAGATCAACGCCGGCTGCGTGTGGATCAACGACCACATCCCGATCATCAGCGAGATGCCGCACGGCGGTGTCGGGGCGTCGGGCTTCGGCAAGGACATGAGCGACTATTCGTTCGAGGAGTACCTCACCATCAAGCATGTGATGAGCGACATCACGGGTGTGGCCGAAAAAGAATGGCACCGAACGATTTTCACCAAGCGCTGA
- a CDS encoding Lrp/AsnC family transcriptional regulator, which produces MTNPDGPDLQAVPLRVSNSRTAFQLDELSKAIIEKLQADGRRSYAGIGKAVGLSEAAVRQRVQRMVDAGVMQIVAVTDPLQLGFARQAMIGIRCTGDTLKLAEKLSAIEAVDYVVLTAGSFDAICEVVCEDDDSLLELLNTQIRSLPGVITTETLVYLKLVKQQYNWGTR; this is translated from the coding sequence ATGACCAACCCTGATGGTCCCGACCTTCAGGCCGTTCCACTGCGCGTGAGCAATTCTCGCACCGCCTTTCAACTCGACGAACTGTCGAAGGCGATCATCGAGAAGCTGCAGGCCGACGGCCGCCGTTCGTATGCCGGAATCGGTAAGGCCGTTGGCCTGTCCGAAGCCGCGGTGCGCCAACGCGTCCAGCGCATGGTCGACGCCGGCGTCATGCAGATCGTCGCGGTGACCGATCCGCTGCAACTCGGGTTCGCCCGACAGGCGATGATCGGCATCCGCTGCACCGGCGACACCCTGAAGCTGGCAGAGAAGCTCTCCGCCATCGAAGCCGTGGACTACGTCGTGCTGACGGCCGGATCCTTCGACGCCATCTGCGAGGTGGTCTGCGAAGACGACGACAGCTTGCTCGAACTACTCAACACGCAGATCCGTTCATTGCCGGGAGTGATAACCACCGAAACCCTCGTCTACCTGAAACTCGTCAAACAGCAATACAATTGGGGAACTCGATGA
- a CDS encoding aspartate aminotransferase family protein: MSVTEKSDLASKANRHLWGHFARHGEGITPPIITRGEGVHIFDDKGKSYIDGLSGLFVVQVGHGRKELAEAAAKQAEKLSFFPLWSYATPPAIELAERVANYAPGDLNRVFFTTGGGEAVESAWKLAKQYFKLTGKPGKHKVVSRAIAYHGTPQGALAITGIPAFKAPFEPLTPGGFRAPNTNFYRAPAEYAHDEKVFGRYCADRIAEAIEFEGPDTVAAVFLEPVQNAGGCFPPPPGYFERVREICDEYDVLLVSDEVICAYGRIGSMFACDDFGYVPDIITSAKGLTSGYSPLGAMVASDRLFEPFNDGKTTFGHGYTFGGHPVSAAVAMANLDIFEREGINAHVKEAAPAFRATLEKLYDLPIVGDVRGEGFFYGIELVKDKATKETFNDEESERLLRGFLTPALWEAGLYCRADDRGDPVIQLAPPLISGQAEFDAIYEILHGVLTEAGKLL; encoded by the coding sequence ATGAGCGTCACCGAAAAATCCGATCTGGCATCAAAAGCCAACCGCCACCTGTGGGGGCACTTCGCCCGCCACGGGGAAGGCATCACACCGCCGATCATCACCCGCGGCGAAGGTGTTCACATCTTCGACGACAAGGGCAAGAGTTACATCGACGGCCTGTCCGGCCTCTTCGTCGTCCAGGTCGGCCACGGCCGCAAGGAACTTGCCGAAGCCGCGGCCAAGCAGGCCGAGAAACTGTCCTTCTTCCCGCTGTGGTCCTACGCCACACCGCCGGCCATCGAACTGGCCGAACGCGTCGCCAACTACGCACCGGGCGATCTGAACCGGGTGTTCTTCACCACCGGCGGCGGAGAAGCCGTCGAAAGCGCGTGGAAACTGGCCAAGCAGTACTTCAAGCTGACCGGAAAACCCGGTAAGCACAAGGTGGTTTCGCGTGCCATCGCCTACCACGGCACCCCGCAGGGCGCCCTGGCGATCACCGGCATCCCGGCGTTCAAGGCGCCGTTCGAGCCGCTGACTCCCGGCGGTTTCCGCGCACCGAACACCAACTTCTACCGCGCACCCGCCGAATATGCCCACGATGAAAAGGTTTTCGGCCGCTACTGCGCCGACCGGATCGCCGAGGCCATCGAGTTCGAGGGTCCCGACACCGTGGCCGCGGTGTTCCTCGAACCGGTACAGAACGCCGGCGGCTGCTTCCCGCCGCCGCCCGGATACTTCGAGCGGGTCCGCGAGATCTGCGACGAGTACGACGTCCTGCTGGTGTCCGACGAGGTGATCTGCGCGTACGGCCGCATCGGCTCGATGTTCGCCTGCGACGATTTCGGCTACGTGCCCGACATCATCACCAGCGCCAAGGGCCTGACGTCGGGCTACTCACCGCTGGGCGCGATGGTGGCCAGCGACCGCCTGTTCGAACCGTTCAACGACGGCAAGACCACCTTCGGCCACGGCTACACCTTTGGCGGCCACCCGGTTTCGGCCGCAGTCGCCATGGCCAACCTCGACATCTTCGAGCGCGAGGGCATCAATGCCCACGTCAAGGAGGCCGCCCCGGCGTTCCGGGCCACCCTGGAGAAGCTGTACGACCTGCCGATTGTCGGCGATGTCCGCGGTGAGGGCTTCTTCTACGGCATCGAACTGGTCAAGGACAAGGCCACCAAGGAGACGTTCAACGACGAAGAGTCCGAGCGTCTGCTGCGTGGGTTCCTGACCCCGGCGCTGTGGGAGGCCGGGCTGTACTGCCGCGCCGACGACCGTGGCGACCCAGTGATCCAGCTGGCGCCGCCGCTGATCAGCGGGCAGGCCGAGTTCGACGCGATCTACGAAATCCTGCACGGTGTGCTCACCGAGGCGGGAAAGCTGCTGTAA